Proteins encoded in a region of the Xylocopa sonorina isolate GNS202 chromosome 1, iyXylSono1_principal, whole genome shotgun sequence genome:
- the LOC143426525 gene encoding uncharacterized protein LOC143426525, whose amino-acid sequence MYQICNDEDEFEPRITPKPAPKPDCLAIPSVPEVSLIFDKPLNYKGTQCTSFQSPSIESKSLIHKTITSSPLSANGSYAAWKERNYSCKPSSSKVNSYTTAEKIQFNQNYSRHPCSAESPSDIQHESKEGSYVRRRDIYKGLQCEQETYRRDYDCSNTHNFETLGNNTMHRENSQTVKVQNSNKIKHIGSVSSMPHASKPCINTDNYIISENEYSPRLYNRKLVTHNTNQQRIPCNDSATEPNVNNLPINPNALQRNEVQLPHYIGQQYPYFNMNAYPYPQVHHYATHNTDNQETLKNLLQIINSQNEQIKALQIQVDRLLNIQEKTLKEGKRCSCLFQSQQNDQLKTAVKSNDILDASNYVAVLENAKKNVYQREFSKDGRKESHNENGNQSDLILTDTQSKKAFVEEKVSIGVMTSFEFTVQSPFTVDVEDCERKNSQQNEENIRPCNNVGFRDTNESLRRYKNSFTRIPSAQLENIVEDSESYMSSSQQQSSNLNASTSTKDLEKQAYVDIRREIDTHKSESPKLRRNIITKLSEAEDSVKKHLEKTCTEEPRNYETVKTPMTQRNFVDIEYNVPQNKNVKNSSNISTSTDQFKKPIMERDNDSAKASSSANNSDYYKDYRKEGQLSRSKRTKCVEDSLILNGGDLHINERPPPTPEPSIHVDMHEYSSDDDSEKVKRSSKVGWTFYNNVLGQVNQLLQNSCIIDEQQQNKTKTNQNERDETENRAVLDTVKVATLEQLKKIGISLSENPEVKELNNSNKVAFDLSSYPRLDYQSNMTQATNAVNETNTSMHMKALALKYLTDEQLAELSVQRQSSASVKHLLVSNVQGTNMSFATMRYLERYQLLPGKNNVQTEDTGKVQSEMSPKIDLKLANSKNSPKPLRFPFNHRTTCPSKILDISTLKQQPKLL is encoded by the exons ATGTATCAAATTTGTAATGACGAAGATGAATTCGAACCGAGAATTACACCAAAACCTGCACCTAAACCTGAT TGTCTTGCAATACCATCAGTTCCTGAAGTTTCCTTAATATTTGATAAACCTTTAAATTATAAAGGTACACAATGTACAAGTTTTCAGTCACCATCCATAGAATCTAAAAGTCTAATACATAAAACTATTACTTCGTCTCCATTAAGTGCTAATGGGTCTTATGCAGCATGGAAAGAACGGAATTATTCATGCAAACCATCATCTTCTAAAGTTAATAGTTATACAACTGCTGAAAAAATACAATTTAATCAAAATTATAGTAGACATCCTTGCTCAGCAGAGAGCCCTTCAGATATCCAACACGAATCCAAAGAAGGAAGCTACGTTAGGAGAAGAGATATTTATAAAGGATTGCAATGTGAACAAGAAACTTATAGAAGAGATTATGATTGTTCGAATACCCATAATTTTGAAACGCTTGGGAATAATACAATGCATAGAGAAAACAGTCAGACTGTTAAAGTTCAAAACAGCaataaaataaaacatattGGATCAGTGTCTTCCATGCCACATGCCAGTAAACCCTGCATAAATACTGACAATTATATCATTAGTGAAAATGAATATTCACCACGATTATACAATAGAAAGCTGGTAACACATAATACCAACCAACAGAGGATACCATGTAATGATTCAGCTACCGAGCCAAATGTAAATAATTTACCTATCAATCCAAATGCTTTGCAGAGAAATGAAGTTCAGTTACCGCATTACATAGGGCAGCAGTATCCCTATTTTAACATGAACGCTTATCCATATCCTCAAGTACATCATTATGCTACTCATAATACAGACAATCAAGAAACATTAAAGAATTTACTACAGATTATAAATAGCCAGAATGAACAAATTAAAGCTCTGCAGATACAAGTGGATAGATTATTGAATATACAAGAAAAAACGTTGAAAGAAGGGAAAAGATGTTCTTGTTTGTTTCAATCGCAACAGAATGATCAGTTAAAGACAGCTGTTAAATCTAACGATATTTTAGATGCTTCTAATTATGTTGCTGTATTGGAAAATGCAAAAAAGAATGTTTATCAAAGGGAATTTTCTAAGGATGGCAGGAAAGAAAGTCATAATGAAAATGGAAATCAAAGTGATTTGATATTAACAGACACACAGTCAAAGAAAGCATTTGTGGAAGAAAAAGTTTCCATTGGTGTAATGACCAGTTTTGAGTTCACTGTACAGAGTCCCTTTACGGTAGATGTTGAGGATTGTGAAAGAAAGAATAGCCAACAAAACGAAGAAAATATTAGACCGTGTAACAACGTTGGTTTTCGCGATACTAACGAATCGTTAAGAAGATACAAGAATTCTTTTACTCGAATACCTAGTGCACAATTGGAGAATATAGTAGAGGACTCTGAGAGTTATATGTCATCTAGTCAGCAACAGAGTAGTAATTTAAATGCGAGTACTTCTACAAAAGATCTAGAGAAACAAGCTTATGTAGACATTAGAAGAGAAATAGATACCCATAAATCCGAGTCTCCTAAATTACGTAGAAATATAATCACAAAATTGAGCGAGGCTGAAGATAGTGTAAAAAAACATTTAGAAAAAACTTGTACAGAGGAACCAAGAAATTATGAAACTGTAAAGACACCAATGACGCAAAGAAATTTTGTAGATATTGAATATAATGTTCCAcagaataaaaatgtaaaaaactCCTCAAATATTTCTACTAGTACAGATCAATTTAAAAAACCAATTATGGAACGAGACAATGATTCTGCAAAAGCGAGCAGTTCTGCGAATAATTCTGATTATTATAAAGATTACCGAAAAGAAGGACAGTTATCTAGATCCAAACGGACTAAATGTGTTGAGGATAGTCTGATTTTAAACGGCGGCGATTTACACATAAACGAAAGACCACCGCCTACTCCAGAGCCTAGCATTCATGTTGATATGCACGAATATTCCAGCGATGATGACAGTGAGAAAGTTAAACGTAGCTCGAAAGTGGGCTGGACATTTTATAATAATGTTCTTGGGCAAGTAAATCAATTGTTACAAAACTCTTGCATTATTGATGAGCAACaacaaaataaaacaaaaacaaATCAAAATGAACGAGATGAGACTGAAAATAGAGCGGTACTAGATACTGTAAAAGTCGCTACACTAGAACAACTTAAAAAAATTGGGATCAGTTTAAGCGAAAATCCAGAAGTTAAGGAATTAAACAATAGTAACAA GGTGGCGTTCGATTTATCATCCTATCCGCGTTTGGATTACCAATCAAACATGACGCAAGCTACAAATGCTGTAAATGAAACAAATACAAGTATGCATATGAAGGCATTAGCATTAAAATACTTAACAGATGAACAACTTGCTGAATTATCAGTACAAAGACAAAGTTCAGCATCTGTAAAACACCTTTTAGTTAGCAATGTACAAGGTACAAATATGTCTTTTGCTACAATGCGTTATCTAGAAAGGTATCAACTACTACCAGGAAAAAATAATGTTCAAACCGAAG ATACTGGCAAAGTACAAAGTGAAATGTCCCCAAAGATTGACTTGAAATTGGCAAATTCAAAAAATAGTCCAAAACCATTACGTTTCCCATTTAATCATAGGACAACCTGTCCAAGCAAGATTTTAGATATTTCAACTTTAAAACAACAACCTAAACTTTTATAA